CAAAGCGGTGCTTTGCTTCTGAGCGGTCAAGTTTTCCATAGGTTTTCGTCATTTGCTTCATAACGGAGTGGTAACGGTCAATATTATCTGTCGCAATGGTAACTATATTATCCTTTGCAGTTAATCCGTAGTATTTTGCCATCTTGATAGCACCAAGCACATTAGCAACACCAGAAATGCCGAACACGGTGGAAAGAAACTCGACGGTCTTTTCTGGGATGAATTCTTTGAGAAATTTCTTTCCCTCTTCATCGGTCAATACTTGAAGCATTTTCTTTGACTCAACATCGTCAACAGCTACAACAGCATCGTTATTCAGTACATTGTGTATCCAGGTTACGTGCTTATCACCTATACCCTGAATATCATGTCCACCATAGCCATTTAGAGAAAGGGTAGGACATTGAATGGGCTCCAGAGCAACAACCTTAACCTCGGGATAGACTTCTTTGACCCTATCACCGCAAGCAATAGTCCCGGCTGACCCTACACCGGAGATGATAGCAGAAACTCTTCCATTGCCTATGCCTAGTTCTTTTATGAGTTCGATTATTGTGTTTCCTGTCACATAATAATGGAACCTGTAGTTACCAAATTCAGAGAACTGATTCAAGATTCTCACTTTGTCGGGATTTTCTGCCTTTAACTCTTTCGCTTTGTCATATATTTCTTTAACATTGGATTCGCAACCCGGTGTAGCGATAACGCGAGCACCATAATTCTTTATGATATCGAATCTTTCCTGAGACATTTCTTCTGGGAGTATAACGATAGTATCAAACTTCATCCGGCACCCTACCCAGGCACCTCCAATTCCATAATTTCCAGTCGATGGCCATACGAGAGTGTGGTAGGAAGGGTCAACCTCACCTTTAAGAACCTTCTCCATAAGGATTGAGTAGGTTGCCCCAACTTTGTGACTTCCTGTGGGGAATTCCTTTCCATAAAGGACTATAATGTTAGCGTCCACACCAGTGAGTTCCTTCGGCAAAACGACATGGTATACCCTGTTGTTGATGTCTCGCCATGAGATATTGAAAAGATTGATAGGATCGAGGGGGTCTTCATTGCGCATTTTCCACGCTTTCTCTCTGATCTTTGGATCAATTTTGTCTGGATGTAGCATTTCTTCAAACGTCGGTCCAAGCACGAATTTCTCCATTTTTCAATCCTCCTTGATGAGCTTCAATATATATTCTGGAGTAGCTGGTATCCTCAATACTCTTTTACCAATTGCCCTGGATATGGCGTTGGCTACTGCGGCGGGAGTGGGCATCAATGAAGGTTCACCGATCCCCTTGGCACCATAAGGTCCTTGAGGGAAAGGATCTTCAACGATATCGACTACCAGTTCTTCCGGTATTTCGTGTATGGTGGGGATAATGTAGGTGTTGAAATTGTCCGTGATTATCTGCCCTGTCTTCATTTTCAGATCTTCATAAAGGGCATAACCCATTCCTTGGATAAACCCACCCTGTATCTGACCTATGACACCTTCTGGATTCAGCGCTTTTCCTACATCGTGACTGGTAAAAGCCTTTACCACCTCCACCTGTCCCGTATACAGATCAACTTCAACGACAACAATTTGTGTCGCAAAGGAATAAGTAACATAGGCTTCTCCAATCCCTCTTTCAGCATCCCATTCAAGTTTTGGGGTCTCATACCAGCCTGTTTCATTGAGCTTTACATTTCTCATAAAAGCTTGTTCGATCAATTCTTCAAAACTCATCTCCGTTCCTGAGGTTCTATCGACATACTTGCCATCGCCCCAGAACACGTCTTCAGAAGAAGCACCGGTTAGTTCACAGAATAATTTAAGGAGTCTTTCTCTCAACGTGATAGCCGCAAGACGCGTTGCATTCCCGCTGTACACAGTGGTTCGTGACGCGACTGTCGGCCCACTATCTGGCACGAAAGCCGTGTCAGGTTGGTGCACGTTGATCTTTTCCACGAGCTGACCGAGTTCCTCTGCTGCTATCATGGCTATCACTGTTTTAGCACCTTGCCCCATTTCTGTTCCACCGATCCTCACATCAACAGTTCCATCGGCATTTATCTGAACATGGGCACCCGAAGCGTCAAGATGCTGTCCAGCAGCACCAAGGCTAACTCCATAAAATATATGCGAAACGCCTATTCCGCGCTTTCTATCCGTATGAATTCTGTTGAATTCATCTACTTCTCTGTTTAGTTGCTTCCAGTTTGAGATCTCGCGAGCGTTTTCAAGCGTAGCTACCGCTCCGACACTTTCAGTCAATAGATGGTTCGTCGCTGTCCTGCTACCCTTTCTCAACGTGTTCAGGAGACGGAAATCTATCGGATCGATGTCCAGTTTCATGGAAATCTCGTCCATCATGGATTCCACAGCGAAAAGAACCTGCGGACTCCCAAATCCTCTGAATGCTCCCGGTGGAATTTTATTGGTATAAACGCCATAGACATCCACTTTAACATTAGGTATTTCATAACTACCAGCAGCGTGTACAAGAGTCCTGAACATGACTATGGGTGATAGTGTCGCATAGGCTCCCATATCCATATAGGCTCTGATTTCCATGGCCTTCAGTTTTCCGTATTTATCGACACCTATTCTATAATACGATTTGATAGGATGCCGCTTTGAGGTCGTTTGAATGTCGGTTTCACGGTCGTATATCAGCTTTGCAGGTCTACCCGTGTTGTAGGCGACTACAGCCGCATAGGAAGCTACGAAGGAAGGGACATCTTCTTTGCCACCAAAACCGCCGCCTGTTTCCGTTTGTATTACCCTGATCCTGTTCAACGGCAATTTGAGCACGTGTGCCACGCTTTTTTGTACATAATAAGGACATTGCATTGTACCATATACTGTATAGCCATAGTCTATATCGGGAGTAACTATAACTCCCTGAGGTTCGAGATAAGCCTGTTCCTGATAATGTGCGTAAAACTCTCCTTCAAATATGTGTTCTGATTCGGCAAAACCTTTTTTAAGTTCACCTTTTCTTATCTTTTTATGAATAGGAACGTTGGTTGGTTCGTGAACTTTAATTTCGTCTTTCAGGGCTTCATTAATATCCAGCACGGCTGGTAACTCTTCTATATCGAGCTTAACCCTTTCAGCAGCTTCTTTAGCAACCTCGAGAGTTTCAGCGGCAACAACCGCGACGACATCCCCGTAATACCTCACCTTTTCTCCAACCGGAACGAGACAAGGCATATCCTTGATGACTTCTCCAAGTTGGTTCTTGCCTGGTATGTCTTCATGGGTATAGATTCCAACCACCCCGGGTATCTTGAGAGCCTCGTTTACGTCTATACCCTTGAGTATTCCATGAGGCTTTCTGGCGAGTACAAGATAACAGTGAACCATTTTATCAAAATAAAGGTCAGCTGCAAATTTAGCTTTTCCAGTTACTTTAGGCTCAGCATCAACTCTTTTAACTTTTGCCCCGATCACACCATTAAGACTTACCGTCGTTCTCATCCGTTTTTCACCCTCTTTCAAAAAGGGATACGAATTCGTTCTTAGTCACGTCCACAAGCCCTTTATTGGTCAACTTCAGTTTTGGAATCACAGCAAGCTGAACAAAAGATAATGTCATAAAGAGATCCGGAAGAACACTTCCTAAATCTCTTAATACTTCTTTCAATTTTCCAAGTCTCGAAGCGACCTCTTCGCTCGAGAGATCAGACATAAGTCCGGCTATCGGAAGGGGAAGTTCGGCGAGGATTTTGCCGCCATCCGCTATCACCAGGCCACCACCAAGTTCAATAACCCTATTTGCTGCCAATACCATATCACCATCGTTTGTTCCCAGTACAGACATGTTGTGCGCATCGTGACCAACTGAAGTAGCGACCGCTCCTCGCTTCAAACCAGAGCCCGAGGTAAAAGCCACCGCTATTGATCTCTCTTTTGAGTATCTCGAAACGGAGGCCAGTTTTAGCACATCACGTTCGATATCGGAAACTACTTCACCATTTTGGACCTTTGGATCTACGAGTTTCTCACCTGTAAGCACTTCTTCACCGAAGAGCTCTATCACACGCAATTTGCCATCTGAAATCGGCACTTTGAAATCCTCGAGTCTCAGTTTTGGTGTTACGAAAGTGTTCAAAGTCTCC
This genomic interval from Kosmotoga pacifica contains the following:
- a CDS encoding PLP-dependent cysteine synthase family protein; amino-acid sequence: MEKFVLGPTFEEMLHPDKIDPKIREKAWKMRNEDPLDPINLFNISWRDINNRVYHVVLPKELTGVDANIIVLYGKEFPTGSHKVGATYSILMEKVLKGEVDPSYHTLVWPSTGNYGIGGAWVGCRMKFDTIVILPEEMSQERFDIIKNYGARVIATPGCESNVKEIYDKAKELKAENPDKVRILNQFSEFGNYRFHYYVTGNTIIELIKELGIGNGRVSAIISGVGSAGTIACGDRVKEVYPEVKVVALEPIQCPTLSLNGYGGHDIQGIGDKHVTWIHNVLNNDAVVAVDDVESKKMLQVLTDEEGKKFLKEFIPEKTVEFLSTVFGISGVANVLGAIKMAKYYGLTAKDNIVTIATDNIDRYHSVMKQMTKTYGKLDRSEAKHRFESIFLGAKTDWIFEGTVDNRQRWHNLKYYTWVEQQGKDVEELNAQKTPEFWKKEQQEVYEIDKLLLNHRAKHGL
- a CDS encoding xanthine dehydrogenase family protein molybdopterin-binding subunit — encoded protein: MRTTVSLNGVIGAKVKRVDAEPKVTGKAKFAADLYFDKMVHCYLVLARKPHGILKGIDVNEALKIPGVVGIYTHEDIPGKNQLGEVIKDMPCLVPVGEKVRYYGDVVAVVAAETLEVAKEAAERVKLDIEELPAVLDINEALKDEIKVHEPTNVPIHKKIRKGELKKGFAESEHIFEGEFYAHYQEQAYLEPQGVIVTPDIDYGYTVYGTMQCPYYVQKSVAHVLKLPLNRIRVIQTETGGGFGGKEDVPSFVASYAAVVAYNTGRPAKLIYDRETDIQTTSKRHPIKSYYRIGVDKYGKLKAMEIRAYMDMGAYATLSPIVMFRTLVHAAGSYEIPNVKVDVYGVYTNKIPPGAFRGFGSPQVLFAVESMMDEISMKLDIDPIDFRLLNTLRKGSRTATNHLLTESVGAVATLENAREISNWKQLNREVDEFNRIHTDRKRGIGVSHIFYGVSLGAAGQHLDASGAHVQINADGTVDVRIGGTEMGQGAKTVIAMIAAEELGQLVEKINVHQPDTAFVPDSGPTVASRTTVYSGNATRLAAITLRERLLKLFCELTGASSEDVFWGDGKYVDRTSGTEMSFEELIEQAFMRNVKLNETGWYETPKLEWDAERGIGEAYVTYSFATQIVVVEVDLYTGQVEVVKAFTSHDVGKALNPEGVIGQIQGGFIQGMGYALYEDLKMKTGQIITDNFNTYIIPTIHEIPEELVVDIVEDPFPQGPYGAKGIGEPSLMPTPAAVANAISRAIGKRVLRIPATPEYILKLIKED